One genomic segment of Devosia sp. includes these proteins:
- the metA gene encoding homoserine O-succinyltransferase, with protein sequence MPIRIPDDLPARKTLEAEGVYVMDSSRAARQDIRPLEFGLLNLMPNKERTETQFARLIGATPLQINLSLVRITEHQSKHTSEEYLNSFYQTWEEVKERRFDGFIVTGAPIANIPFEEVRYWPEMLEIMEWTRTNVHHTMFICWGAQAALHHFHKARRYRMAEKAFGVFRHRVVNPHTPWLRGMSDSPMIPVSRYNDIDRASLPADLDVLIDNEELGLCMLEHQAGRAVYFLNHLEYDNRSLADEYERDVAAGLDTAPPANLFPNGDTSADPENRWRSHAHLLFQNWINEIYQTTPYRLDEIGQ encoded by the coding sequence ATGCCCATACGAATTCCCGATGACCTGCCCGCCCGCAAGACCCTCGAAGCGGAGGGCGTCTATGTGATGGATTCCAGCCGCGCGGCGCGTCAGGATATCCGTCCGCTCGAATTTGGCCTGTTGAACCTGATGCCGAACAAGGAGCGCACCGAGACCCAGTTCGCGCGGCTCATCGGCGCCACGCCGCTGCAGATCAATCTCAGCCTGGTGCGCATCACCGAACACCAGTCCAAGCATACGTCCGAAGAGTATCTCAACAGCTTCTACCAGACCTGGGAAGAGGTGAAGGAACGCCGGTTCGACGGCTTTATCGTCACCGGCGCACCCATCGCCAATATCCCGTTCGAGGAGGTCCGGTACTGGCCTGAAATGCTCGAGATCATGGAATGGACGCGCACCAATGTGCACCACACCATGTTCATCTGCTGGGGCGCGCAGGCTGCCCTGCACCATTTCCACAAGGCGCGGCGCTATCGCATGGCCGAAAAGGCCTTTGGCGTGTTCCGGCACCGGGTCGTCAATCCGCACACGCCCTGGCTGCGCGGCATGTCCGACAGCCCGATGATCCCGGTCTCGCGCTATAACGATATCGATCGCGCGTCGCTCCCTGCCGACCTCGACGTGCTCATCGACAATGAGGAACTGGGCCTGTGCATGCTGGAGCATCAGGCCGGGCGCGCCGTCTATTTCCTCAATCACCTGGAATATGACAATCGCTCCCTCGCCGACGAATATGAGCGGGATGTTGCCGCCGGTCTGGACACTGCGCCGCCCGCAAATCTGTTTCCCAACGGCGATACCAGCGCCGACCCGGAAAATCGCTGGCGCAGTCACGCGCATCTGCTGTTCCAGAACTGGATCAACGAGATCTACCAGACGACCCCCTACCGGCTGGACGAGATCGGCCAGTAG
- the flaF gene encoding flagellar biosynthesis regulator FlaF has product MHQHGAQAYHQTTKVVETPRERESALLMKAAAGLQRVKDEWDTSTMEELRSALTFNRKLWTIFMSAVTQDDSPLPREIRQNIANLGMFVMNQTRDILYTPAPRPEQIGVLVQLNRQIAAGLRGM; this is encoded by the coding sequence ATGCATCAGCACGGCGCTCAGGCGTATCATCAGACGACCAAGGTCGTTGAAACTCCCCGCGAACGTGAATCGGCATTGTTGATGAAGGCGGCCGCCGGGCTGCAGCGTGTCAAGGACGAGTGGGATACCTCCACCATGGAGGAGCTCCGCTCGGCGCTCACCTTCAACCGGAAGCTCTGGACTATTTTCATGTCCGCGGTCACCCAGGACGATAGCCCCCTGCCCCGCGAAATCCGCCAGAACATTGCCAATCTGGGCATGTTCGTGATGAACCAGACCCGCGACATTCTCTACACGCCCGCCCCCCGGCCCGAGCAGATCGGTGTGCTGGTGCAGTTGAATCGGCAGATCGCGGCCGGCCTCCGCGGCATGTGA
- the flbT gene encoding flagellar biosynthesis repressor FlbT, translating to MALKVELKPGEKLLVGNCIITNSDQRTRLFIDGKAPILREKDILTSETANSPAKRIYLAIQLMYIEEDSSKAERAYTDMSREFVAAVPSSLPIVDQINNEILTGSLYKALKAAQRLVEYEQDLLNHASARRSGVSSDDQGR from the coding sequence ATGGCCCTCAAGGTCGAATTGAAGCCCGGCGAGAAACTGCTGGTGGGCAATTGCATCATCACCAATTCGGACCAGCGCACGCGGCTTTTCATTGATGGCAAGGCGCCAATTCTACGGGAAAAGGACATCCTGACCTCGGAAACGGCCAATAGCCCGGCCAAACGCATCTATCTGGCAATTCAGTTGATGTATATCGAGGAAGATTCGTCTAAGGCCGAGCGGGCCTATACGGACATGTCCAGAGAATTTGTGGCAGCCGTGCCCAGTTCTCTACCAATTGTCGACCAAATCAATAACGAGATATTAACCGGGTCCCTATACAAAGCACTGAAGGCTGCCCAGAGGCTAGTCGAGTACGAACAGGACCTGCTCAATCATGCATCAGCACGGCGCTCAGGCGTATCATCAGACGACCAAGGTCGTTGA
- a CDS encoding 2Fe-2S iron-sulfur cluster-binding protein gives MKIIVTDQAGEVHELEGLEGWRVMEVIRDWDLNIKAECGGALSCATCHCYVDADWLDAVGAPSDEEEDMLDSVGDVKSNSRLSCQILCSDALDGLKLTLAPSAAKD, from the coding sequence ATGAAGATCATTGTTACCGACCAGGCAGGCGAGGTTCACGAGCTCGAAGGGCTCGAGGGCTGGCGCGTCATGGAAGTCATTCGCGACTGGGACCTGAATATCAAGGCAGAGTGTGGCGGCGCGCTGAGCTGCGCCACCTGCCATTGCTATGTCGACGCGGATTGGCTCGACGCGGTGGGTGCCCCGAGCGATGAAGAAGAAGACATGCTCGACAGCGTCGGAGACGTGAAATCGAATTCACGCCTGTCCTGCCAGATCCTCTGTTCCGATGCGCTTGACGGGTTGAAGCTGACATTGGCGCCCAGCGCGGCAAAGGACTGA
- a CDS encoding TIGR01620 family protein, which translates to MKRPVAHTIRPADADNAVTRAPRAFTPDRAEIVETAFEPDPELVTPPPRRMSWIGRLAWTTGGILVSAGLGLAAERLIRDLFASNPYLGWIGLGVLGAFLVAVLVLVLREFLSLRRLRVLDALRADAARAVAANDRKLAGAVVDHLNGVYGGRADLARARDTLNSHLPDLFDGHEVITLAERSLMAPLDARAKALTAASARRVALVTAVSPRALIDIAFVIYESIRLAGAIAALYGARPGLFGFWRLTGSVLAHLAVTGGLVLTDGVVEQLIGQGLAAKLSARLGEGVVNGLMTVRVGIAAMRVVRPLPFETQAQPMVRDFIPELVKVTQDAGKPA; encoded by the coding sequence ATGAAGCGCCCCGTCGCCCATACGATCCGCCCGGCAGACGCTGACAATGCGGTCACCCGCGCGCCGCGCGCCTTCACCCCCGACCGGGCGGAAATCGTCGAAACGGCCTTCGAACCGGACCCGGAACTGGTAACGCCGCCCCCGCGCCGCATGAGCTGGATTGGCAGGCTCGCCTGGACAACCGGAGGCATCCTCGTTTCTGCGGGTCTTGGTCTTGCTGCCGAACGGCTGATCCGCGACCTCTTCGCCAGCAATCCCTATCTGGGCTGGATCGGGCTGGGCGTGCTTGGGGCATTCCTCGTGGCAGTCCTGGTCCTGGTGCTGCGCGAATTCCTGTCACTACGGCGACTCCGCGTCCTCGATGCCTTGAGAGCCGATGCAGCCCGCGCGGTAGCCGCGAATGATCGCAAGCTGGCCGGTGCCGTCGTCGATCACCTCAACGGCGTCTATGGCGGACGCGCCGACCTGGCCCGCGCCCGCGATACGCTCAACAGCCACCTGCCCGACCTCTTTGACGGTCACGAGGTCATCACCCTTGCCGAGCGCAGCCTGATGGCGCCACTCGATGCCCGCGCCAAGGCCCTGACTGCCGCCTCGGCCCGTCGCGTGGCCCTGGTGACGGCCGTGTCGCCCCGCGCCCTCATCGACATCGCCTTCGTCATCTATGAGAGCATTCGCCTGGCCGGAGCGATCGCGGCGCTCTACGGTGCCCGTCCGGGCCTGTTCGGCTTTTGGCGGCTGACGGGTTCGGTGCTGGCGCATCTGGCCGTGACCGGCGGCCTTGTCCTGACCGATGGCGTCGTGGAGCAGCTCATCGGCCAGGGGCTGGCCGCAAAGCTATCGGCCCGGCTCGGCGAGGGCGTGGTGAACGGGCTCATGACGGTGAGGGTCGGCATTGCTGCAATGCGCGTGGTCCGCCCCCTGCCCTTCGAAACGCAGGCACAGCCCATGGTGCGGGATTTCATTCCGGAACTGGTCAAGGTGACTCAGGACGCGGGGAAGCCGGCATAA
- a CDS encoding flagellin, translating to MSEISLSKAVRSNLLSLKSTADMMATTQNRLATGNKVNSALDNPSNWFTAKGLTNRAGDLNALIDSMANGIQTLEAADNGLTAMTKTLESMQSTLRQARQDKSFQTASYTLNSADVLTGLTDHASADAKVLSLTGGAFGTDTADVGLIKGATATTTLGATAATFDMDEAADGIDFDIEVNGGAAVAVEIRGSAGADQITVDVGGTAVTLDVANGAAVTRAELVQAMNDAFAAADMDVTVGLSASNALTFTGPSVEPYGDAGVVISDGSMSNGAGGTALAFADFGFSGVTPTQTTTNAYTAKTVDELVSEINLKTGDFYGKVRASNDNGKLRIENQSTQDLTVDGITAGGAVDGTATGNSSVLGNSVRAGLASQFNELRDQLDKLADDASFNGINLLRGDKLTITFNETGTSAIDIQTEDGETINAVNLGVPTYLEESQLDSDVSIDSLLADLKSGLDEVRSQASTFGSNLSIVQNRKAFTEAMINTLETGAGNLTLADMNTEAANLLALQTRQQLSQNSLSLASQADQSILQLLR from the coding sequence ATGTCGGAAATTTCACTCTCAAAGGCCGTCCGGTCCAACCTTCTTTCTCTGAAAAGCACTGCCGACATGATGGCGACGACCCAGAATCGGCTCGCCACCGGCAACAAGGTCAATTCCGCCCTCGACAATCCTTCAAACTGGTTCACCGCCAAGGGACTCACCAATCGCGCCGGTGACCTGAATGCGCTGATCGATTCGATGGCCAACGGTATCCAGACCCTGGAAGCCGCTGACAACGGCCTGACGGCAATGACCAAGACGCTGGAATCGATGCAGTCGACCCTGCGCCAGGCCCGCCAGGACAAATCTTTCCAGACCGCCTCTTACACGTTGAATTCCGCTGACGTCCTCACCGGCCTCACCGATCACGCAAGCGCCGATGCCAAGGTTCTGAGCCTGACCGGTGGTGCGTTCGGTACGGACACCGCAGACGTCGGCCTGATCAAGGGCGCCACCGCAACCACCACCCTGGGGGCCACGGCTGCAACCTTCGACATGGACGAGGCCGCCGACGGCATCGACTTCGACATCGAGGTCAATGGCGGCGCGGCTGTTGCCGTAGAAATCCGCGGCTCTGCCGGCGCCGACCAGATCACCGTCGATGTCGGCGGCACTGCTGTGACGCTGGATGTTGCCAATGGCGCTGCTGTCACCCGGGCCGAACTGGTCCAGGCGATGAATGATGCCTTTGCCGCCGCCGACATGGACGTCACGGTCGGTCTCAGCGCCTCCAACGCCTTGACCTTCACCGGCCCGTCCGTCGAGCCCTATGGCGATGCAGGCGTCGTCATCTCGGACGGCTCGATGTCCAACGGCGCCGGTGGTACGGCGCTGGCCTTTGCCGATTTCGGCTTCAGCGGTGTCACGCCGACCCAGACAACGACCAACGCCTATACGGCCAAGACCGTCGACGAGCTCGTTTCGGAAATCAACCTGAAGACCGGCGACTTTTACGGCAAGGTTCGTGCCTCCAACGACAATGGCAAGCTGCGCATCGAAAACCAGTCCACCCAGGATCTGACGGTCGATGGCATCACCGCAGGCGGCGCCGTCGACGGCACTGCAACCGGCAACAGTTCCGTGCTGGGCAATTCGGTTCGCGCCGGCCTCGCCAGCCAGTTCAACGAGCTCCGCGATCAGCTCGACAAGCTCGCCGATGACGCCTCCTTCAACGGCATCAACCTGCTGCGCGGCGACAAGCTGACGATCACCTTCAACGAGACCGGTACCTCCGCGATCGACATCCAGACCGAAGACGGCGAAACCATCAACGCGGTCAACCTGGGCGTGCCGACCTATCTCGAGGAATCCCAGCTCGATAGCGACGTCAGCATCGACTCACTTCTCGCCGACCTGAAGTCCGGTCTCGACGAAGTGCGCTCGCAGGCATCGACCTTCGGTTCGAACCTCTCCATCGTCCAGAACCGCAAGGCCTTTACCGAGGCCATGATCAACACCCTGGAAACCGGCGCCGGTAACCTGACCCTGGCCGACATGAACACCGAGGCCGCAAACCTGCTGGCCCTGCAGACCCGGCAGCAGCTGTCGCAGAACTCGCTGTCGCTGGCCAGCCAGGCCGATCAGTCGATCCTGCAGCTTCTGCGGTAA
- the flgK gene encoding flagellar hook-associated protein FlgK, producing the protein MGLISSLSSAVSGLRVNQDSISILSRNIANSGTPGYHRQSLNIVDHNSLNSTYARSAGVNRAFNQSLQTYYNRQVSDASASNVTANYLNKLQGFLGKPGEAGSLDTMFGTFKNSLQALSTSPDDYPTRANVVAEAQAMAQRLNELSGVVQDLRQETETRIGNNVTEVNAMLISLNEVNNRMLDLGMTETSRASLHDQRDRLVASIAEIIDVQANYRPDGTVALMTRSGVGLLDNGYSTFKFTTAGSLSATSQTSVNSSESRVGTLTLTTPSGLTIDLVQQGVLQGGELAGLVNLRDKVLVETQNQLDEIAAGLAAIFSTVTTPGTEASGAGGATGLLADVSQLKPGNDMLLTYTQNGAEQRVRIVNSTNGEDYVDASGQRVISVDMSDTTAAAAVLQAKLPGLQITSPSAGQLQVLDDGTGGTRDVTGLTTRSTTAGTQNGELAMALFVDQGNSAFTDNLDTDPPQIVGFASRISINPAVVADNRLLVQFDIGESLGNAARPDYILSQLSAMNFVSGGSPASNTGRHQLNGTVEQLIGQVLNFQGTSINAALTAFDNRKLTLDTITTQMESEYGVNLDEEMARLTELQSAYAANARVVSVVKELLDTLFAST; encoded by the coding sequence ATGGGTCTGATTTCGTCACTGTCGTCTGCGGTTTCGGGTCTGCGCGTCAATCAGGACTCGATCTCGATCCTGAGCCGCAATATCGCCAATTCGGGGACACCGGGCTATCACCGTCAGTCGCTGAACATTGTCGACCACAATTCGCTCAACAGCACTTATGCGCGGTCGGCGGGCGTCAATCGGGCCTTCAACCAGAGCCTTCAGACCTACTATAACCGCCAGGTGTCAGACGCTTCGGCGTCCAATGTCACGGCGAACTATCTCAACAAGTTGCAGGGTTTTCTTGGCAAGCCGGGCGAGGCGGGTTCGCTGGACACCATGTTCGGCACTTTCAAGAACTCGCTGCAGGCTCTCTCCACAAGCCCGGACGACTATCCCACGCGCGCCAATGTCGTAGCCGAAGCGCAGGCCATGGCGCAGCGTCTCAACGAATTGTCCGGAGTCGTCCAAGATTTGCGGCAGGAAACTGAAACCCGCATCGGCAACAATGTGACGGAAGTCAATGCCATGCTGATCTCGCTCAACGAGGTCAACAACCGCATGCTTGACCTGGGCATGACCGAGACGTCGCGGGCCTCCCTGCATGATCAGCGCGATCGGCTGGTGGCTTCAATCGCAGAAATCATCGACGTACAGGCCAATTATCGTCCGGATGGCACTGTGGCCCTGATGACCCGCTCAGGCGTGGGCCTCCTGGACAATGGATACAGCACGTTCAAGTTCACGACCGCAGGTTCGCTCTCGGCAACATCGCAGACCAGCGTCAACAGCTCGGAAAGCCGGGTCGGCACCCTGACCCTGACGACGCCGTCCGGCCTCACCATCGACCTGGTGCAGCAGGGTGTACTGCAGGGCGGCGAACTGGCTGGCCTGGTCAATCTGCGCGACAAGGTCCTGGTTGAAACGCAGAACCAGCTTGATGAGATCGCGGCGGGGCTTGCGGCGATATTCTCGACGGTGACGACACCGGGCACCGAGGCTTCGGGCGCTGGCGGGGCAACCGGCCTCCTGGCCGATGTGAGCCAGCTCAAGCCCGGCAACGACATGTTGCTCACCTATACCCAGAATGGCGCCGAGCAGCGCGTGCGGATCGTCAACAGCACCAATGGCGAAGATTATGTCGATGCCAGTGGTCAGCGGGTGATCTCGGTCGATATGTCCGACACCACGGCGGCGGCCGCAGTTCTGCAGGCCAAGCTGCCTGGGTTGCAGATTACCAGCCCGTCGGCCGGTCAGTTGCAGGTCCTCGATGATGGCACCGGCGGCACGCGCGACGTAACCGGCCTCACGACGCGCAGCACCACGGCAGGCACGCAGAACGGCGAACTGGCGATGGCCCTGTTCGTTGATCAGGGCAATTCGGCCTTTACCGACAATCTCGACACCGATCCGCCGCAGATCGTAGGATTTGCGTCCCGCATTTCCATCAATCCGGCGGTGGTGGCCGACAACCGCCTCCTGGTGCAGTTCGACATCGGCGAGTCGCTGGGCAATGCAGCCCGGCCCGACTACATTCTCAGCCAGTTGAGCGCGATGAACTTCGTCTCCGGCGGTTCTCCGGCCAGCAATACCGGCCGTCACCAGCTCAATGGCACGGTCGAGCAACTTATCGGCCAGGTGCTGAACTTCCAGGGCACGTCCATCAATGCCGCGCTGACGGCCTTCGACAATCGCAAGCTGACGCTGGACACCATCACCACCCAGATGGAGTCCGAATATGGGGTCAACCTGGACGAGGAAATGGCCCGGCTGACCGAATTGCAGAGTGCCTATGCCGCCAATGCCCGAGTGGTTTCCGTCGTCAAGGAACTGCTCGATACACTGTTCGCATCGACCTGA
- a CDS encoding YcjX family protein: MPQPPTTITDELGIALSNLADSATGVFTPTLRLGVTGLSRAGKTIFITALVHNLLTQDRLPGFSPLAEGRFIAARLAEYPDATIPRFAYEQHLAALTANPPTWPESTRRISQLRIVLKYQSASWWAGMTGPATLNLDIVDYPGEWLLDLPLLGLSFAEWSAEALNRARQPGHAEEAGDFIGELDSTDVGKQANDADAERLAAAFTGYLRRSREDGALSTLPPGRFLLPGDLEGSPALTFAPLPRPAGTMRGDTLYAMLEHRYEAYKAQVVRPFFRDHFARLDRQVVLVDTLRALNTGPAAVSDLETALTAVLACFRQGEANPLLRPFSRRIDRILFAATKADHVHHTSHDRLEAILNRLVANASKRARFAGAETRSIAMAGIRATSEGTIREGTETLPTLVGTPLKGEVLDGTAYDGKTEIALFPGDLPDRPDSLFEDGNPVALNFLRFTPPRKLERNAAGDPVLPHIRLDRALDFLIGDWMA, encoded by the coding sequence TTGCCACAGCCGCCGACCACCATCACCGACGAACTGGGCATTGCCCTCTCCAACCTTGCTGACAGCGCGACCGGCGTCTTTACGCCGACGCTTCGGCTCGGTGTCACCGGCCTCAGCCGGGCCGGCAAGACCATCTTCATCACGGCGCTGGTCCATAACCTGTTGACCCAGGACCGCCTGCCGGGATTTTCACCGCTGGCGGAAGGCCGGTTCATCGCCGCCAGGCTGGCTGAATATCCCGATGCGACCATCCCACGCTTCGCCTATGAGCAGCATCTTGCGGCGCTGACGGCCAATCCGCCGACATGGCCGGAAAGCACGCGGCGCATTTCGCAGCTGCGCATCGTGCTGAAATACCAATCGGCAAGCTGGTGGGCCGGAATGACGGGGCCGGCGACGCTCAATCTCGACATTGTCGACTACCCAGGAGAATGGCTGCTTGACCTGCCGTTGCTCGGCCTCTCCTTCGCCGAATGGAGTGCCGAAGCCCTTAATCGCGCGCGCCAGCCCGGCCACGCCGAGGAGGCGGGGGATTTTATCGGCGAACTCGACAGCACCGATGTCGGCAAACAGGCCAATGACGCCGATGCGGAACGTCTGGCGGCGGCATTTACCGGCTATCTCAGGCGCTCGCGCGAGGACGGGGCGCTATCGACCCTGCCGCCCGGCCGGTTCCTGCTGCCCGGCGACCTTGAGGGCTCACCCGCCCTCACCTTCGCGCCCCTGCCGCGCCCGGCCGGCACCATGCGCGGCGATACGCTCTACGCCATGCTGGAGCACCGCTACGAGGCCTACAAGGCGCAGGTGGTGCGCCCCTTCTTCCGCGATCACTTCGCCCGGCTGGACCGGCAGGTGGTGCTGGTTGATACCCTGCGCGCCCTCAACACCGGGCCCGCGGCGGTCAGCGATCTCGAAACGGCCCTGACGGCGGTTCTCGCCTGCTTCCGGCAGGGCGAGGCCAACCCCCTGCTCCGGCCGTTCAGCCGCCGCATCGACCGTATCCTCTTTGCCGCGACCAAGGCCGACCACGTGCACCACACCAGCCACGACCGGCTGGAGGCGATCTTGAATCGCCTCGTCGCCAATGCCAGCAAGCGGGCCCGCTTTGCAGGCGCCGAGACCCGGTCCATTGCCATGGCCGGCATCCGCGCCACGAGCGAAGGCACGATCCGGGAAGGCACTGAAACCCTGCCCACCCTGGTAGGTACGCCGCTCAAGGGCGAAGTACTGGATGGCACCGCCTATGATGGCAAAACCGAAATTGCCTTGTTTCCTGGGGACTTGCCGGACCGTCCTGACTCATTGTTCGAGGACGGGAATCCGGTGGCGCTCAATTTCCTGCGCTTCACCCCGCCCCGAAAGCTGGAGCGCAATGCTGCTGGCGACCCGGTCCTGCCCCATATCAGGCTCGACCGGGCTCTCGACTTTCTCATCGGAGACTGGATGGCATGA
- a CDS encoding flagellar hook-basal body complex protein — protein sequence MGIYGALSSAVTGLRAQAHSLENISGNIANSQTVGYKRMETSFIDLIPDAPLKSQVPGAVLAQSRATNNLQGDIQTSANETYIALNSTGFFVVEPKVGQSDGNSVFAGSNYFTRRGDFEIDKDGLLVNGAGYYLKGLPIDPGTGNISGSVPEVIKLSNAFLPANATTTINYQANLPQLPKTAAYNSTVYNSELLKIDDFVGGSTTASVTGGDVLVGTNPALAPAGPLTAGTSMTIEVNGAPVVFDFYNGGTYSGSGVGIDLSGGKVLDDVLAEMQTGLRNFGGGAAASATVGLNGAGNLEITLGSDYYGTFEVSGAAGVDMGIATGTASSEPTRPDLTTISADKADAFVANSVSGGAITVYASNGAPVNVQMRWAKVDSAAAGGTDMWQMFYLSDSAATGGAPAWTNIGQDYEFGSNGSLVPPGVPTATINNLTVNGVLIGDVELKHETNGVSQFADVNGTVTVSTLNQTGYGAGEFLSVAITDSGRVVATYSNGERIEMAQVVTAQFNGINSLKRLDGGVYQTTSESGEPIFDLSGSGIIGGALESSNTDISDEFTKLIITQQAYSAGTRIVSTADEMLQEALNMVR from the coding sequence ATGGGCATTTATGGGGCTCTTTCCAGTGCGGTGACTGGCCTGCGGGCACAGGCACACTCGCTTGAGAACATCTCGGGCAATATCGCCAACTCGCAGACGGTCGGCTACAAGCGCATGGAGACGAGCTTCATCGATCTCATTCCCGATGCGCCGCTGAAGTCGCAGGTGCCGGGCGCCGTCCTGGCCCAGTCGCGGGCAACCAATAACCTGCAGGGCGATATCCAGACCTCGGCAAACGAGACCTATATCGCGCTCAACAGCACCGGCTTCTTCGTGGTTGAGCCGAAGGTCGGCCAGTCCGACGGCAATTCGGTTTTCGCTGGTTCGAACTACTTCACCCGCCGCGGCGACTTCGAAATCGACAAGGATGGTCTGCTGGTCAACGGCGCCGGCTATTATCTCAAGGGCCTGCCGATCGATCCGGGCACGGGCAATATTTCCGGCTCCGTGCCGGAAGTGATCAAGCTGTCCAACGCTTTCCTGCCTGCCAATGCGACCACCACGATCAACTACCAGGCTAACCTGCCTCAGTTGCCCAAGACCGCTGCCTACAATTCGACGGTCTATAACAGCGAGTTGCTCAAGATCGACGACTTTGTCGGCGGTTCGACCACCGCCAGCGTCACCGGCGGCGATGTGCTCGTCGGTACCAACCCGGCGCTGGCCCCTGCGGGTCCGCTGACCGCCGGCACCAGCATGACCATCGAGGTCAATGGGGCACCGGTCGTGTTCGACTTCTACAATGGCGGCACCTATAGCGGCTCCGGCGTCGGCATCGATCTGTCCGGTGGCAAGGTCCTGGATGACGTGCTTGCTGAAATGCAGACCGGCCTGCGCAACTTCGGCGGTGGCGCTGCGGCGTCGGCGACTGTCGGCCTCAACGGCGCCGGCAATCTCGAGATCACCCTGGGCAGCGATTACTACGGCACGTTCGAGGTGTCGGGCGCGGCCGGCGTTGATATGGGCATTGCCACCGGAACTGCATCCTCCGAGCCGACCCGGCCGGATCTGACGACCATTTCCGCCGACAAGGCCGACGCCTTCGTGGCCAATTCCGTCTCGGGCGGCGCCATCACGGTTTACGCCAGCAACGGTGCGCCGGTGAACGTGCAGATGCGCTGGGCCAAGGTCGACAGTGCCGCCGCCGGTGGCACGGATATGTGGCAGATGTTCTATCTGTCCGACAGCGCCGCCACGGGCGGTGCTCCGGCCTGGACCAATATCGGCCAGGACTATGAGTTCGGCAGCAATGGCTCGCTCGTTCCGCCGGGCGTCCCCACGGCCACGATCAACAATCTCACCGTCAACGGCGTGCTGATCGGCGATGTCGAGCTCAAGCACGAGACGAACGGCGTGTCCCAGTTCGCCGACGTCAATGGCACTGTGACGGTGTCGACGCTCAACCAGACCGGCTATGGCGCCGGCGAGTTCCTGTCGGTGGCCATCACCGATAGCGGCCGGGTTGTCGCCACCTACTCAAATGGCGAGCGCATCGAAATGGCCCAGGTGGTGACCGCGCAGTTCAACGGCATCAACTCGCTCAAGCGCCTGGACGGCGGCGTCTATCAGACCACCTCGGAATCGGGTGAGCCGATCTTCGATCTGTCCGGGTCGGGCATTATCGGCGGTGCGCTGGAGTCTTCCAACACCGACATCTCCGACGAGTTCACCAAGCTGATCATCACCCAGCAGGCCTATTCGGCAGGCACCCGCATTGTCTCGACCGCCGACGAGATGCTGCAGGAAGCCCTGAACATGGTCCGCTAG
- a CDS encoding ATPase has protein sequence MLFSSVDEFVKAPRRAVTVFGMAGVGKTRLSNMLRANHWFHYSADYRIGTRYMGEFIVDNFKREAMKVSFLAQLLRSDSIYISSNITFDNLDPLSTYLGTPGDPTRGGLPLAEYQRRQEQHRVAEIAALQDVPYFFDRAKALYGYDNFIADTGGSLIEVIDPNDADDPVVSVLARNTLLLYIRGTDSDATELVKRFRKSPKPMYYRPEFLIEKWAEFKLIHGIQDDNDVDPAGFGAWGFEALLRDRLPRYQALADQFGYVVEASDLATVRDGDEFVDLVAAAIEKRMR, from the coding sequence ATGCTGTTTTCGAGCGTCGATGAATTCGTCAAAGCCCCCCGCCGTGCTGTGACGGTGTTCGGCATGGCCGGCGTCGGCAAGACCCGGCTCAGCAACATGCTGCGCGCCAATCACTGGTTTCACTACTCCGCCGACTACCGCATCGGCACGCGCTATATGGGCGAGTTCATCGTCGACAATTTCAAGCGCGAAGCGATGAAGGTGTCCTTCCTGGCGCAACTGTTGCGCTCGGACTCGATCTACATTTCGTCGAACATTACCTTCGACAATCTGGACCCGCTCTCGACCTATCTGGGCACGCCCGGCGATCCGACGCGCGGCGGGCTGCCGCTCGCCGAGTATCAGCGGCGCCAGGAGCAGCACCGCGTTGCCGAAATCGCGGCCCTGCAGGACGTGCCGTACTTTTTCGATCGCGCCAAGGCCCTCTATGGCTACGACAACTTCATTGCCGATACCGGCGGCTCGCTGATCGAGGTCATCGACCCCAACGACGCGGACGATCCGGTGGTTTCCGTGCTGGCAAGGAACACGCTGCTGCTCTACATCCGCGGCACGGACTCTGACGCGACTGAACTGGTCAAGCGCTTCCGCAAGTCGCCCAAGCCCATGTATTATCGCCCCGAATTTCTCATCGAGAAATGGGCGGAGTTCAAGCTGATCCACGGCATCCAGGACGACAACGACGTCGATCCGGCCGGGTTCGGCGCCTGGGGTTTCGAAGCCCTGCTGCGCGATCGCCTGCCGCGCTACCAGGCACTTGCCGACCAGTTCGGCTATGTCGTGGAAGCTTCGGACCTGGCGACGGTGCGTGACGGGGACGAGTTTGTCGATCTGGTCGCGGCAGCGATCGAGAAGCGAATGCGCTAG